From SAR324 cluster bacterium, a single genomic window includes:
- a CDS encoding PAS domain S-box protein has translation MSKFLLLPLLLCTFLSWVMTTAALAQDNLPKRIVVGIQKDSQASSITMENLADDFSKDLVNAIAQIMNLTVEFQEGTWEELHVALNENKIDAIPFVDDSLKSSLHFPFSISHTVIFEVFFIREGHPECSSLNDLKDKQILIQTTDSHHLKLINKDLIKNILFTNSIDESLQRLSRGEGDCALVPRWAGLIALNKYQLSNLTITSPHITAYHKSFSVVVACCKIQLLNLFNEGIHDLHASGKYDDIHDKWFGDPQYSVDLKKWIPLGTGVVSIIVALFSGILLWNRTLQHQVKRQTQALAEEMKQRLLSQENLRKSEQRINHFFEQPLIGMGITSADTRWLTVNDKLCDITGYSREELLKLSLPQLTYLDDMYADLQQFNRVQAREIDGFSLENRFLVKDEKIIHVQISAQCARDSQGNIDYFFVLVEDINERKQYESALLESQSKLESEKKFRELFQSHDAIMVLTDPENDVFVDANLSAQKFYGYTLDELHTMKIQDIIITSDDELQSNRSKALTGEQNHFIISHRLSNGEIRIVEVHASPIIANGKQLLFSVIHDITERRQAEVTLKNHHDELDALVTARTTELMREKEAAEKALNTKTEFLANMSHEIRTPLNGVIGMISLLMDTRMNQEQQEFAEIIHHSAEHLLSLINNILDFSKIESGTMILENAPFQIKELLESTILLFKSGKQVKNPDSIEPEISEWIPFLSGDVSRWKQILGNFLGNTLKLPEKKEETVDLYYELSPRVPLILTGDEMRLKQIMINLLGNALKFTEQGEVVVSVELNELSEIDAQGHAQATLLFSVKDTGIGIVPEKISHIFQAFSQEDTSTSRKYGGSGLGLTIAQKLVKRMGGEICVESVPGEGSTFYFTVCLTALTQATSDKFKPETKTAPDKHLGKKFPLRIMLAEDNPVNMRLTLTMLKKLGYKADAVTNGLEVLELLKQRTYDLILMDVQMPEMDGMEATRRIHALYSPEERPWIIAITASALPGDREIFMEAGMNDYISKPLNLNKFVRVLNHFLEIRHGEKTESAVLDPPVSDASETIALDAVLDIPFLEERWETPDTALFQEMLAMFEKQLAETLPEFKRFIKLKRRKKLRETAHKLKSTTLVMGAVQMSDLLNQLQYLEDSVTPDPLPALLAQLEQSRINTMQALREFGATFPDAG, from the coding sequence ATGTCAAAATTCCTGCTTTTGCCACTACTTCTGTGTACTTTTTTGTCATGGGTGATGACAACTGCGGCCTTGGCCCAGGATAATCTTCCGAAACGCATTGTGGTGGGAATCCAGAAAGATAGCCAAGCCTCCAGTATAACCATGGAAAACCTTGCCGATGATTTTTCAAAGGATCTGGTGAATGCTATAGCCCAGATCATGAATTTGACCGTGGAGTTTCAGGAGGGCACCTGGGAGGAGTTGCATGTGGCCCTCAATGAAAATAAAATTGATGCTATTCCATTTGTTGACGATTCTCTTAAAAGTAGCCTTCATTTTCCATTTTCAATATCCCATACAGTGATTTTTGAGGTTTTTTTCATTCGGGAAGGCCATCCCGAGTGCAGTTCGTTGAACGATTTAAAAGATAAACAGATCCTGATCCAGACAACAGATTCGCACCACCTGAAATTGATCAACAAAGATTTAATAAAGAATATACTGTTTACCAACAGCATTGATGAATCGTTGCAACGACTCTCCAGGGGTGAAGGGGATTGTGCCTTGGTGCCGCGATGGGCCGGATTGATCGCACTGAACAAATATCAATTGAGTAATCTTACTATCACGAGTCCTCACATCACCGCATACCATAAATCTTTCAGCGTCGTGGTCGCATGCTGCAAAATCCAGTTGCTGAACCTGTTTAATGAGGGCATTCATGATCTCCATGCCTCAGGTAAATATGATGACATTCATGACAAATGGTTTGGCGATCCCCAATATAGTGTCGATTTGAAGAAATGGATCCCGCTTGGTACCGGTGTCGTGTCAATCATTGTTGCGTTGTTTAGCGGAATCTTGTTGTGGAATCGAACACTTCAACATCAGGTGAAACGTCAGACACAGGCGTTGGCTGAGGAAATGAAGCAACGCCTGTTGTCGCAGGAAAACCTGCGTAAAAGTGAACAGCGAATCAACCATTTTTTTGAGCAACCCCTCATTGGAATGGGGATCACCTCCGCGGACACCAGATGGTTGACGGTCAATGACAAACTGTGTGACATCACAGGCTATTCCCGTGAAGAACTTCTGAAACTGTCATTGCCCCAATTGACATATCTTGATGACATGTATGCCGACCTACAACAATTCAACCGCGTTCAGGCCAGAGAAATTGACGGCTTTTCCCTGGAAAACCGTTTTTTGGTTAAAGATGAAAAAATCATCCATGTTCAAATCTCGGCCCAGTGTGCCCGCGATAGCCAGGGGAACATCGATTATTTTTTTGTATTGGTGGAAGACATCAACGAACGCAAACAATATGAATCGGCATTGTTAGAAAGTCAGTCTAAGCTGGAGTCCGAAAAAAAATTCCGGGAACTGTTTCAGTCCCACGATGCCATCATGGTGCTGACCGACCCGGAAAATGACGTCTTTGTAGATGCCAATTTGTCTGCGCAAAAATTCTATGGTTATACCCTTGATGAATTACATACCATGAAAATTCAGGACATCATCATCACTTCTGATGATGAACTTCAGTCTAACCGTAGCAAAGCTCTGACTGGAGAACAGAATCATTTCATTATTAGTCACCGACTGTCTAATGGTGAAATCAGAATAGTCGAGGTGCATGCCTCACCAATCATTGCGAATGGTAAACAATTATTGTTTTCAGTGATCCATGACATCACCGAACGCAGGCAAGCTGAAGTAACATTAAAAAATCATCATGATGAACTGGACGCACTTGTCACCGCCAGAACCACTGAACTTATGCGAGAAAAAGAAGCAGCAGAAAAGGCACTGAACACCAAAACTGAGTTTCTGGCCAACATGAGCCATGAGATACGCACACCATTGAATGGGGTGATCGGTATGATCAGTTTGCTGATGGATACCCGCATGAATCAGGAGCAACAGGAATTTGCCGAGATCATACACCACAGTGCTGAACATCTGTTATCTCTCATCAATAATATTCTCGATTTTTCCAAAATCGAATCGGGCACCATGATTCTGGAAAACGCTCCGTTTCAGATTAAGGAGTTGTTAGAAAGTACCATATTGTTGTTCAAGTCTGGCAAACAGGTAAAAAATCCGGATTCTATTGAGCCCGAAATCTCGGAATGGATACCATTTCTGTCAGGCGATGTGTCGCGCTGGAAACAGATTCTGGGTAATTTTCTGGGAAATACCCTGAAACTTCCGGAAAAAAAAGAAGAGACTGTTGATTTGTACTATGAACTTTCCCCCCGGGTTCCCCTGATATTGACCGGGGACGAGATGCGCCTGAAACAGATTATGATCAATCTGCTGGGCAATGCCCTTAAATTCACTGAACAGGGCGAAGTCGTGGTTTCTGTGGAATTGAATGAATTGTCAGAGATTGACGCACAGGGGCATGCCCAGGCCACACTGCTGTTCAGTGTCAAGGACACAGGGATTGGAATCGTGCCAGAAAAAATCTCACATATCTTCCAGGCCTTTTCACAGGAAGATACCTCCACATCCCGCAAATATGGTGGCTCAGGACTGGGACTCACGATCGCTCAAAAACTGGTGAAAAGGATGGGAGGGGAAATCTGCGTGGAAAGTGTTCCCGGGGAAGGCTCCACTTTTTATTTCACGGTATGTCTGACCGCCTTGACTCAGGCCACCAGTGATAAGTTTAAACCGGAAACCAAGACGGCTCCTGACAAGCATCTTGGGAAAAAGTTCCCCTTGAGAATCATGCTGGCCGAGGATAATCCGGTCAACATGAGACTGACTCTGACAATGTTGAAAAAACTGGGGTATAAGGCTGATGCTGTGACCAATGGCCTGGAAGTTCTGGAGTTGCTCAAACAGCGCACTTATGATCTCATTTTGATGGATGTGCAGATGCCTGAAATGGATGGTATGGAAGCCACACGCCGGATTCACGCGCTGTATTCCCCTGAAGAACGTCCCTGGATCATTGCCATAACTGCCAGTGCCCTGCCGGGAGACCGGGAAATTTTCATGGAAGCCGGGATGAATGATTACATAAGCAAGCCTCTCAATCTCAACAAATTCGTCCGTGTCCTGAATCACTTTCTTGAAATCAGACACGGTGAAAAAACGGAGTCCGCCGTTTTAGATCCTCCGGTTTCAGACGCCAGTGAAACCATCGCCCTCGATGCGGTGCTGGATATCCCTTTTCTGGAAGAACGCTGGGAAACTCCAGATACCGCGTTGTTTCAGGAGATGCTGGCAATGTTTGAGAAACAACTGGCGGAGACTCTCCCTGAATTTAAAAGATTCATCAAACTCAAACGTCGTAAAAAACTCAGGGAAACCGCCCATAAACTCAAAAGCACGACCCTTGTCATGGGTGCTGTTCAAATGTCTGATCTCCTGAACCAGTTGCAATATCTGGAAGATTCTGTGACACCCGATCCACTGCCCGCTCTGTTGGCACAACTCGAACAAAGCCGAATCAACACCATGCAGGCCTTGAGAGAATTCGGTGCGACGTTTCCTGACGCAGGCTAA